Part of the Henckelia pumila isolate YLH828 chromosome 2, ASM3356847v2, whole genome shotgun sequence genome is shown below.
agtttgttatgtcttgagagaaggacctaaccgtttgcatgagctcatgaagccgatttatcaaggtatgatctagagctgcggccatggcttcaattaaagaatcatcagtctgaatcatttgcccttctgagtcatttcttggtgaaaccgggctagactcacgatgatgtggtgcgggtgaacttgctggagagctacccgatggaccttccaataatggtacagttggagatgtaatagtttcgactgcagccaatatggttggtggagtaccaagatcagcacttggttcatccataatgagatcttccataaacttttcagtagatggagacggttgaagtgctggatcagcatcagtcacttgctgttctggagatgcaggtgatacaatagtgcttgatatctccgttgggggcactgttgcttcactactgcaaggagcctctgtcacagaggtgacaggtatctcttgtgcaaccacttctaaaacatcttgtgaatgaccgggagaagtgtgagcggtcgtcacgggagaggagtgagcaatcacaactgcttccggttgagtaactgcttggactgcggttgaggaggggtcgaccgatgaagatgctgctacactcgatcttagagcatatgattgaaagaggtcagcagtgatgagatcggtcagaatcccatctgaagaagggagagcatagacgtcttcttcaccctgatcttgagtgagaaaggttttcatcatcacttgtgcttccagcacataagcttgcaaacaggctgctgaagctggtgttttgacattgttgagagcttggaagtgctgaagtagttgagtgatttgacgtagactatcctgtagtccagtcaaaatcacaaagtcatcggcagcggtaggactcttggatttgaaattcttgacacgctcattaattagcagtgatagcaggcttcctcgaagcttcaagtctatgagatgtcttcttcccagagcctccacgatgtcttcagtatcagcaaatagaagcatcttctgctcaatgacgtttagagatttccatttaggaaatatttgagcgagtgtcaagtgagtgcgggagtgatgccatctgtcaaaacgttgtagatgacgcttgacagtacggagcacgtgagagatgatcatattgagttctatcgtagctgctggttgagccttgggtgtgtagatcatcacacctttccctttgtctttgggatcagctagagtgacctcaggagctgatgaggcaccttcccggattatcacaccttttgtaggacgaggagcagtagaagcaacaacggtagtagtctcgaccgttggcagggtaggagcaagtccagaaagagactttagcttcttgtgctgcctcttcttctcgcctgcaggcgtggatgatacagctgctttggagaccgaaggggatgacctgctgaaagcttgaatcagtggaacattctcacgtgattcatcttcagagtcagattcgatgatcagttgacgcttggcagactttttggtatggactggtttggccacgaccgaaaccgttgaaagcggttgagggatagcaataacctttgcggttgagggcaaggtgtcgaccgcagtctctttcttgttcaggaatttgagaatcgtagacttgttgagccatttggtgggatgcagaggctcagtcttggaaaagtccactccaaggacgcccaagatgtggcagatttgcaaagcaaatccctcggattgccctttgcccctgatcatttcacatagaatattgaacagaatgtctgaccagtttatgttgatcttggaggcaatacaagccatgtattgaaatttttccagcgtcaccttgtcgtaagatccagccttggccagaagattcttggccacgatattagtcagtagcctgaatggagctttgagagatgtcttctaggccggcagtttgatcggagcatcagtagttgagaactccttcaaccaataagagcagttaccatctggaagatccgtgcattttgtcaaacccctggagggcagatcaaatgtgctggcgaagaacttctgattgaaggagtagacctctgtcttgatcaagcatttgatagtcccatgctcgatttgagcgattgcgaagaactccttcagaacaggcaaatcgcagatggcgctgcattccagaaatttcttcagtccagaggcttcaagcatggtgaagacctcagttattcctgcgttgtttgccttaacaacggaatcaaagttgatggcgaggcaagtcttctggatcgacatgatatctgtagataagaactcgagcaaagagtaagcaaaagcttgagagtaattcgatggagcgtttaatacaatatgaaagtttttagcaaaggtgaaagattgatatacgagtgtaaagaagtatatataggaacctatgggccatagggtgatgtcatgaaaagtatttttgaaattcaaaaagttttgaagagcataatcacggcgcccaattaatgtcatttggttcaaagcaccaagctgctagtacgaagcctgtcagagactagttaaaggcggatgatatgccaatattaatggcaacgtaacagctaatctattaatgtcatattgacaatcattccccctaaacacatgcatactaacttaaatctactaagccaagaatatttcaaaaatatgaaaacttagcgtccggtagaggcttggtgaatatgtctgctgcttgctgatcggtagagatgtattccagcctgatttctttctttaagacatgatctcggataaagtgatgcctgacatcaatgtgctttgtccgagagtgcatcactggattgtgagtgatggctatggcacttgtattgtcacagtagattggagcttcactcgaccgaatcccataatcattaagctgctgttgaatccagagtatttgagcacaacagctgccagcagcaaggtattctgcttcggcggtcgaggtagcaattgatgtctgcttcttacttgaccacgaaattagtctatctccaaggaattgacatgtgccacttgtacttttgcgatcaattctacaacctgcataatctgcatctgaatagccaataagattaagatttgaatctttgggataccaaagacccacattagtagttcctttaatatatttaagtattcgtttggtagcaatgaaatgagattgcttaggtgcggcttgaaatctagcacataaacaaactgaatacatgatatccggtcgactggcagtcaaatagagcagtgaaccaataaggcctcgatacatggttacctcgaccggaattcccccttcatctttatcaagcttaattgatgtactcatgggggtagatacagttgagcattgttccattccaaacttctttaccaattccttggcatacttggactgattgatgaatattccagtttcaagttgctttacttgaagtccaagaaagaagtttagctcgcccatcatgctcatttcaaacttctccttcatcagtttagagaactttgagcacaacttggggttagttgacccaaatataatgtcatcaacataaatttgtactagtaacacatgatcaccttttacaaatttaaacagggtcttatcgaccgttccaatttggaaatcatgttccagtaaaaattttagcaaagtgtcataccaagcacgcggtgcttgttttaatccatagagagctttgtcaagtttatagatatattgaggatgagtaggattgacaaaacctggtggttgttcaacgtacacctcttcttgaagtagaccattgaggaatgcagacttcacatccatttgataaactttaaaattcttgaaggctgcatgagcaagaaagatgcggattgcttctagtcttgcaactggcgcgaaagattcctcaaagtctatgccttcttcttgtctgaatccttgagcaacaagtcgagctttgttacgcacaacagtgccatgttcatcgagcttgttacgaaacacccatctagttccaatcacattttgatttttcggtcgaggaactagatgccaaacattgttgcgggtgaattgattcaactcttcttgcatagcttcaatccagctggcatctgatagagcttcatctattttcttgggttctacctgagatatgaaagcggcatgcaagaattcattaatcatttgaccacgcgTTTTTCGaagagcagaagggtcacctatgccagggtccaaaactggaataaacggtcgaatgctttatctgcagtcattctgtgtttttgccattttggtacaacctgttgtcttgatttgtaggagtcaacaaatcttctgaaacgccggttctgcttttaataaaggatcctgcaaagaacatcttgtcacaggtacttgtctcgagatatctagataggcagttggcattctaccggtagagatatttgtcctctggtttgaataaccagtcgataagcttgtgacttcaaccggtcgagagataaaggcggttgacaagcttccggtagatagatttatcctctgctggttttgatagccagtcgataggcttgtgacttcagccggtcgagggcaaaggcggttgacaagcttccggtagaagttgtagtagattcctgaaatacaatggttggcagcacattcctatacaatgagttgttgtttgttatcaccaaaatatcggattcaacaatgttactatttaaattataatttttttttgtcaaatttgttgtgacaaaaatatattatttatattttcttaATTTGGAGATTCTTATTCAACTTTTAGTATGCATTCATTCATCTCTGACTCATTAAATTTGAGTATTCATTGAgttcttttttttgttttagtttttttttttatattttgattcaATCGTTGTTTATGTCATTATATTTAgttacaaaaatttgaaaatttgatttttagatgaTGAAATGattgtattgatatttaattaaaaaaatattatatagctCTCTCTCCTGAATATTTACCTAGGGCCTCTAATATTCTGAAGACGGCTCTAATGGGAACCACTAAAAGTCAATCGTTTTCATTactaataaataattttgtatACCAATAATCTAATTaaagtttcaaaaaaaatattctaatTACATAATCCAGATCCCCAACTCCAAGATTTCATTAGTAAATCATGCAAACGCAATCTACTTATAATATGCGCGCGCACACTCTTTTGGTAAAGATTGTTTTGATGAAATTAAGGAAAAATGGAAATGGTTCCAAATATGATATTTTCACTTGACAAAGCATATAGCAAACCATTTACATGTAAAACAAGATATTTAAGTACCTTCAATACACTTTTAACATGCATGAAAATTCAGAACATAAAAGTTTACAATATATAACAACATGGATCcatttacatattttatttcaaatgatATTTCAGTCTCTCATTTGAGATACATAACAAAAGTTCTTTGAGTCTTTGATGCGCAAATATCAAGATCATGTTTGGATAGAAGGATTTAGATTCAATAAATATTGAGATGAATTTGAGACATAACTTCAAATCCATCGATCCAAACGTAACCTAAACTTATTTGTGTTACTATCATGAGActgaaaaatcattttaaaatagTATATTTGGTATATATTTAGATCCTAGAAATTCAATGAGGATGTGAATGTATATTGtaagaaagacaaaaaaaacTCGTCGCATAGGGTTTCTCCCCAATATTGCTCTAGCTTGCTTCATGCATACCCGCACACACCAAAGTCACATGTAACCCCACCGCACTTCCGGTTGCATTTCCCGCAATTGTCCGTGCTCGTCCTCACGTTGGTACAAACGCCGCCGCAGCACCGCTCCCACTGCTGGCATCTCCGGCCACACGCCCCGCAGTTATTCCAATCACTGAGCACGTCCCGGCAATGTTTCTTGCAGCAATAAAGAAGGCCGGTCCCTTTATTCGCGGACACCCCGTTACACACATTAGGGTTATTTTTCGCGTCACAGCTCGCGCCTTTCTTCAAGACCTTGTTGCTTGTGGCAACCAAGAATCTACTCCTCGTACTTAATCGGTTGCCCCCGAGAGGCGAGTCGAGCACGTATTCTTCGACGTCGTCGTTTTCTTCATCTTCTAAAGATGATGCATTTTGAAAATGGAGGTTTAGTATCAAGAAGATGAATAGGGAAAGAATGACTACTAAGGGTTTGGATCTTGTGGTTTTGGCCATTCTTTCTTATCGATTGTGGagtttgtctttgagtgtaaatGAAGGGAAGATGGCTGGTGGGTTTAAATAAACTTTGGGTATTGTGACAAGAAAATGTATATTTTAgacaaattaaatttcaaaatttttagatATTTCACATCTacgtttttaaataaatattaattaattataataaaggTTCACCTATATATATTAATTCAATGCATGTACCGCATAAAatattagcacttgtttctcggatattatattttatttaaattaagatACAAGGTATGGACAAAAGTGCATGAAATTAATGCTCCCATCACATGAAAAtagttaattatatttttatgtttaaaatTATTAGAATATTATTTCAAAAGGGCGCCGGGGAAAtgtaagaatatatatatagaggaatGCTCAGCTGTCCAATCATGTTTTCTCACTTGGTTAGCGACCACTAAAATCCGATAGTGGGTTTttgtgggtttttttttttgttttttttgcatcactaaaacccattaccgggttttagtggtcgcggaccAAGTAGGAAAACATGGTTGAGCAgctaaaaatttatatatatatatatatataattattggaTCATGTATCATTTTCCATATTCTAGGAGAATGAAAGGATACCACTCATTTTCATATCTCTCAATTATgttaatttt
Proteins encoded:
- the LOC140885052 gene encoding protein GRIM REAPER, yielding MAKTTRSKPLVVILSLFIFLILNLHFQNASSLEDEENDDVEEYVLDSPLGGNRLSTRSRFLVATSNKVLKKGASCDAKNNPNVCNGVSANKGTGLLYCCKKHCRDVLSDWNNCGACGRRCQQWERCCGGVCTNVRTSTDNCGKCNRKCGGVTCDFGVCGYA